One window from the genome of Terrimicrobium sacchariphilum encodes:
- a CDS encoding LacI family DNA-binding transcriptional regulator, translating to MPSNTPTQKDIAEAARVSGSTVSRALRNDPTIPSETRERIMRVARDLGYRPNPFVNANMLNVRRPNRKHTKAILAYITPIPLNEYFAIVPQREISYNGACKRADELGFQVDPVPIKENGVYLSSRRCTEILLARGVQGIVFAMFENPYVRFHLDWDRFAVATHDFRMVQPRFSEAGSNHYLNTQKILRNLNHLRYKRIGLAIPARADRYTQGAFSAAFCLYRDTQPKVNQIARFTPSALKDWNRENFLSWYKKAKPDAIICISDDILSWLQDAGVSVPQDVGLASLAWEREKEPAGWSGIYQQHEMVGAAAVQLVVDQLMLNERGKPRYPKTILIDGEWVPGSTLCQQGL from the coding sequence ATGCCCTCGAATACCCCTACCCAGAAAGACATTGCTGAGGCCGCAAGAGTTTCCGGATCGACTGTCAGCCGAGCTTTGCGCAATGATCCCACCATTCCCTCGGAGACCCGCGAGAGAATCATGCGCGTGGCGCGGGATCTCGGCTATCGCCCAAACCCATTCGTTAACGCGAACATGCTCAATGTTCGACGTCCCAATCGCAAACACACAAAAGCGATCCTGGCCTACATCACCCCGATTCCCCTCAACGAATATTTCGCGATCGTTCCGCAGAGGGAAATCTCCTACAACGGCGCCTGCAAGCGGGCCGACGAACTCGGCTTTCAGGTCGATCCCGTGCCGATCAAGGAGAACGGCGTCTACCTGAGCAGCAGGCGGTGCACGGAGATCCTGCTGGCCCGGGGCGTTCAGGGGATCGTTTTTGCCATGTTTGAGAATCCCTATGTTCGCTTCCATCTGGACTGGGATCGTTTTGCCGTCGCCACCCACGATTTTCGCATGGTTCAGCCGCGCTTTTCCGAGGCTGGGTCGAACCACTATCTGAATACCCAAAAGATCCTCCGCAACCTCAACCACCTCCGTTACAAACGAATCGGCCTGGCCATTCCTGCCCGGGCCGATCGATACACGCAGGGAGCCTTTAGCGCGGCGTTTTGCCTCTACCGGGACACTCAGCCGAAGGTTAATCAGATCGCGCGGTTCACCCCCAGCGCGCTGAAGGATTGGAACCGTGAAAATTTCCTCAGCTGGTACAAGAAGGCGAAACCGGATGCGATCATCTGCATCTCAGACGACATCCTGAGCTGGCTTCAGGACGCCGGAGTGAGTGTGCCTCAGGATGTCGGCCTGGCCAGTCTGGCCTGGGAGCGCGAAAAAGAGCCTGCCGGCTGGAGCGGGATATACCAGCAGCACGAAATGGTCGGAGCCGCAGCTGTCCAGCTCGTTGTCGATCAGCTGATGCTAAACGAGCGCGGAAAGCCCCGCTATCCCAAAACCATCCTCATCGACGGCGAATGGGTCCCCGGGAGTACTCTTTGCCAGCAGGGACTCTGA
- the vccB gene encoding Verru_Chthon cassette protein B, whose product MRTLLPNAIRSRACGFSLVEIVLAIGITSFALIATLGLLPVGLNSLRESSTQTAVANISQYIRGELQQISFNPQASFNVQNLNSATYYFTKDGVKTDAGSGYYQAKFDLTNGSVGGNTFNATSAQNIKVTLSYPATAAAAARKTFVFSLFAARQSNQ is encoded by the coding sequence ATGAGAACACTCCTCCCCAACGCAATTCGCTCGCGCGCCTGCGGCTTTAGCCTGGTGGAAATCGTGCTCGCCATCGGTATCACCTCGTTTGCCCTCATTGCAACGCTCGGCCTCCTTCCGGTGGGACTCAACAGCCTCCGCGAATCCAGCACGCAGACCGCCGTCGCCAATATCTCCCAGTATATCCGAGGAGAGCTTCAGCAGATATCATTTAACCCCCAAGCCTCCTTCAACGTTCAAAACCTGAACTCGGCGACATATTACTTTACCAAGGATGGAGTGAAGACGGACGCCGGTAGCGGATACTATCAGGCCAAATTTGATCTGACCAATGGCTCCGTGGGAGGAAATACCTTTAACGCCACCTCGGCCCAAAATATCAAGGTGACGCTTTCCTATCCCGCGACAGCGGCAGCCGCCGCCCGAAAAACCTTCGTTTTTTCGCTGTTCGCCGCGCGGCAATCGAACCAGTAG